TGGAATTCTGTCACTTCCtgtaaatatgaaaattattttttgacaCAAATGCACTTATATGGGTAGTGACTGTATGCCAATAAAAAGAGCATACGATATCTGTATTGAACTGTTTCAGAAATCTTACTAAACAGCATACTCAGCACAccagtaattaaaaatacattggtACGATGACGCCTTCACATATGTTAGATTTCTTCACATTTTAGTAACTCCcttatgaatatttttcaaCGGTAAAGGCTAAAATAACACCCAGTCTTTAATTCCATACATCTGAAGTGATCTTAAATTAAAACGTGCAAATATATACCAAAATGGGAATGTATCATTTTGGCAAAGTCTAAATTGGGTTGTTGCTCtattcttttacattttaaaataaacactgcgaaaatatttcagtgcacTGCAGGAGAGCAAGATATCAAATTTGAATGTTGTGCAGCAACATGACATTTGGAGGcagttttcttgaaaaatttttttaataaataagggATGGTGTGGAATCAAGTGAAAAATGGTTTCCATGCGAATTGTTTTGAAGATGAATACAACAAAACCAGTGTGAATATGTACCCCAAGGTACCTGTTATGCCATCTAAGAACAGGAACTGGCTATGGCCATGGATAGGCCAAAAAAGAGTAGTTAGGTAAAATATTCTGACTTTAAAGATTGAGCAGCTACACACTTTTTGAAATATGGCATAATAActggtttgggaaaaaaaaaaaacttgttatTTGTATCTTCGAGGCCCTTGTGGGAGAGGTTGGAGTCTAGGCTGCTGCTTTTGACTGTTATCTTAAAGTCTGTgtttaataatagaaaaatggaATAGCTACCTGTGGTTTAAAACCAGCTTACCCTGTTAAGTAAAATACTTGCCAGCGTGCACGTATTTAATTGCTTGTtactaaattttttaaaatcacaactATGAAAGCAATGGCAGCGTCAGGATTGGCTTGCTCTCTCCggattttgcatttgctttgcgaaataaatgaaaagtaataaaTCAATTTACGTAAGCAATATGCAGAAGCACACTTTGAAGGAAGGCTTAATTTTGTGTCTTTAGGAGACCGTGTGTCTTAGCACGGAGGATTTCTTTGagttctgtgttttcagtagCTCTGAGGTGTTACTAATGACTCGTACGTCCGCTGCGCCGTGAGCTTTGCTGGATGGAAAGTAGGTGAGCAGAGAAGCGGTGCACATACACATTAAACAGGCTTGCCATGTATTTAATCGCTGCTAGGAGAAGCTTCTTTGCAACCTTTCCGTAGTCCttatttagctttttaaaaaaaataaataatccaaACTTTAACTACTAGATGAATTATACTGTATTTACAGGAGACCTGTGAATGGGCAGATTTCGAGCAGTGAGGGTTGTAGCACCGAGCAAGGGCAGTTAATAAAACAGACTGGCGTTAGACGGAGGGAGCAGCGAGTCAAACCACCACTGGTTACGCTGCTCcgagcctgctgctgcctgcagggtgCTCCTGCCAGGGCACCCGGCCGCTGCCATTATCCGCCCGGAAAAAGCCCGGGAgcgctgccagctgctgccttggTGGCTTGCCCCTCCGCACCGCTCCCTTCCAGCCAGCTTGGGTTTTCATGGGACGTTCTCATGGGACCTGCAGCTCAATAAAGCGTCAGAAATcgattcttttttaaaactggcTTAATTCTTTACCGTTTAAGCGCGTTAAACTAGCTCACCATGGGGATCTGAAAATCCCAAAGGCTGCCAAGAGCAAagaggtggggaggaagagctCCCTGTCTCTGTCAGCTCTGAACTGCCAGAGCTGCTCCTCGCAGCGGCGTATGGACTCCAGCCCCGCCGCCGAACCTCAGCTTGGGGCCCGGGGCAGCAGCGCCTGGCGCGGGAGCGGGGAAGGCAGCCTCGTCCCGCCTGGGCCACAGCCCGGACTTCGCCTGCAGACCGTGGCATGGCAGCAAGCCGGCTTGGATGCTTCCCAAGAGGAAGCGCGCGGGACTTTGTCTCAAGCCCGGACATCTTGGGGGGCCCCCCAAGAGCTCTGCTTCGTGCCACAGATGTGCCGTGCAGGCTGTTGGGTACcgctttcctcccctctcccagcagtCTTGTAATTTGGGCCCTCCCCGGCGTATTCCTTGGTAATAAGAGATGGAAAGCTGATAGCTAATCGCTGCGCCATCTGAACGAGCCCCTGCTAAAGGAGTGTTTTCTTGTTCCAAGATACGCGCGGGTCAAGTCCACGTGCAGGAGTAAGGGGgcataaatttaaataaaatcacgGCGTTAAAACGTTCAGCAGAGCTTCCAGGTGGAGCCACGGCGCCACGGGCCGCGACGCAGCCGTGGGACAACGCGGGGTGGCATCGGGACGGCCAGGCCTCGCGGGCACGAAGGGCGCCGGGCCTGCTCTGTCGGCAGCGTTACGACGAAAGGTGCAGCGCTGTACTGTTGTGAAGGGAAAGGTAAATAATGCGGGTTCTCTTGCTGCTTGCACCGCATCCTCTTCAGatggaaacttttaaaaaacaagctgAAGTGCTTGTCATGGCCTGTCCAGCGTTTTGCTTTGCCgccattttataaaataaacattcgTAAGCTTTTATAAAATAAGCACTCATAACATTTTAATGATAAATATGATGACTATCTATAAATACATTTGGTAAAATCCTCCGAACGGCGGCGTTGCCCGGGGCGCAGAGGCCTCGCCGCGAAGCCTCGCACGGCCCGGGCCGGCAgcagccgctgccccggccggcGCTGGGAGACGAGACCCGGCCCGGCGGTCAGCGCCGGGCACCGCCGGCCTGCGAGGCCGctggcgggggctgcgggccgggccgggccccagCGCCGGGCGGAACCAACCTTCCCGGCGCCCGCCCCGAGGCGCAGCCGGCACCGTGCGGCCGCCGCACGCCCGGCGCTGGCAgcagagcggggcggggcgagcgCGGCGGCCGGGACGAtgtggggcggcggcggcggcggggcggccggtgCTTTCACCCGCGCCCTcgggcgccggcgggcggcggccgcgctgctgggggctgcgggcggtGAGCAGGCGGAGGGCGCGGGCGGGagggccccggcgcggcgccgcTGCCCGCGGGCGGTGGGGCTCGGCCGGCCCGCGTCGCTCCCCGCGGCTGGGGTGGCCTCACGGGCTGTcgctcccgcagcccccccggcaaACCTCCCACCGGCCCCGGCATGGCGGTGGTTTCTGGCAGGCACTGGCGgcctcctccccggccccgccggccggccTGGGCTCGGCCTCCCGGCCGCGGCCTGCGCCGCTCCGCCCTCGGCAGCCTCGGCGGGAGCGGCCTGGCCGCCGGCGGTCTGCTGGGCTACGGCGCGGCCGCTCCTTGAGCCGGCCTGGCGCCGGGCGAGCCTGATGGCGAGCAGGCCTCACCCCGCCCGGCCGGCCTGGCGCGGCAGGCCGCGGTGGGCTCTCCGCACCTCCGACAGTGCCCTCCCCAGGGAGACGCCGTCCCCCTGCCACCTCCCTTGGCCCCCGTGCAGCCCTTCAGCCCGGCTGTATTCCCAGAGGCGTCTGCAGGCCTTTCCATCGCTCGCTGCGGCCTGAAGTCACCTTCGGGGGGCTGCCGCGCTGGGGGCACTGAGGTGTTGCTGTGGTTTGGGGGTCGGTGGCGGCCGGGCAGCAGCTGCATCGTGAGCCAGCGTGGGCTGTGCCCGGCCGAGCCGTACGTTGGCAAAGCAGGCCAAGAGAGCAGTTTTTAAGAGGGTGCCCTTGGCCCGCCTCAGCGCCGTCCGGGAGGTTTTCTTACTCAACCTTTCCTTACCAATTCGTATGATACACAGTGAGTCTGCAGGCATATTTCTTACTCCGATACGTAATGAAACAGGAATCGGAGGCCTGTGGTGATAACTTTCTAAGTGTACGTGCGTACGTACAACCTGTGGTCAGAGTAAGCGTTTTGGTGGGATTCTCACTAACTGAAACATTTCATCTGCGTGAAAAGTTCCTTTTCATTCGGGCTCTGAAAAATGGCATCGTACATATTTTGAGAAGTACTGGGATGGTCAGCCAGCCTCTTTATTTAATCCCCTTTATTTAATAGCCTCTTCTATTTAATCCCTGTGCACTCCCTGAGTACAATAGTGAGCAAATGCATGAAGATTTGCACGGTTAGTATTGTTGTTCTAGAGCAGCATTGTtagactgggtttttttgcctgtgaGCTGTCATAAAGCTGACGTTTTCTATTCGGTtgcctttcttttatttatgcAGGTGACCGTGCTCATCTGTCTTTTCAGACAGGCCTGAGAGGTACCCTTCAGAACTGCAACtggaaaatacagctgaaatcCAGTAGTACTCTGCCTGTCTctctgactgaaataaaaagcgGCATGTAAGTACTGCGTCTAAAATAATGCTATGTGACAAGGACTCTCACTTTCTGtaacaatttcattttactttgtgACAGTGTCacatgaagtaatttttaaatccCACAAACGTTTAAATGTTTGATGGGGCCTATTTTTGGTTTACTAATTAATAACTTAAAAATTACAGGTGTGCAGCCATCTGTTTTGGAAGATGTATTATACATACAGCGCacaaaatctgtttgtttttaatcaagTATAACTAGAATCTGTAAAGGAACAcgagttttatctttttttttttttcatgttctgatgcaaaaatttttttcccccatatttCAGCTGACATGAAATATCGGTATGAGTTTCATGACATTCAGCTTTCATTATTTAGGCTCACCATGAAGAGACTTTTCAGCACTTCACACTCATCAGTGGattcaaaggaaatgaaaaaattcCAGCTCCTTGCACATAAGTGGTGGGATGAAGAAGGAGAATATTCAGCCCTTCATTCTATGAATGAAATTAGAGTGCCATTTATTAGGTATGATTttgaagacagattttttttttttatatatacatatgtgctATTTCTGCATAACCATagaaaacactgtaaaagaaaaacaattatcaGTACTTAAGATAACTGCATATTGTATCTGCTAAACCACTAAATGTGTGCTTGCCCTTAATCACATCCCTCTTCTTTTAGAGATACTCTGTTGAACATGAGTAGTAATTATCACATGGGAAGCCCACTTTCTGGAGTAAAGATTCTTGATGTTGGCTGTGGTGGTGGACTGCTAAGTGAGGTAAGAAACAGTGTGCTCCGGTTTCTCTTGTTAAAAAGCATACAaactttttgaaatgttttattgttaCGCTGTTTAATTTCTAATCCTCTGAGGAGGAGCTTTTCTCTTCTATGAGATCGTAATTACCAAATGTTTTGGAGTGCAGTGCGTTCTACAAACCTCAGAATATTTGTTTTGTGTAGTGGTGGTTTACAGAAAAGGAGGGAGTTGGTAATGAGAAATACTAAAATCCTGGGGttcatcagaaaaataagatttcacACACTGtaaagaaaggagaggggaacAATGGTGTAAAAGTCTTCTAGCTTTCTTCTGGGCTGTCACAGCATGacaattcccccccccccccgcccccttttttttttttttttttttttttaatttggagcCTAGGCAAGAGTACTTGTAATCATGACAATCCTCATTACCAAAGAAGTACTTTTCAATTATAAACCTGTTCTTAAATGTTCGTTTCTTTGAATAGCTTATCTTCAGTTTTTTATATTGGGGTGGGGATTCTCACCTTTGCTTGGATGTCATGGGAAAAGCATGGAATAATGTCTTGACACCTGAGACATACCTCCTCGCTGCTAGGAGAGATTCTGCTCATACAGCTGATGTTACAGCTGCTTCCCGAGGAGTCTACACAAACCTGGGACTGAGAAGCGACTGTTTGTGATGGAACTTTTGGCCACGCAGGCTCTGAACAGTGCTATATCGTATCCGTAGACTAGGGATGGCTTGCAAACTTAGGATTATGGATCTGGCTGATTTAGTCTGGGAACTTCATCAGCACTGAGGTGTTGGAAAAGGACTTGAATCTCTccctgtggtttgttttttttttttttttttccttcttttgttctGAGCAAAGTACTGTAGTCTTGCAAGAGCCTGCTCTCCAACAAGGCTGGCAAAACTGCTGTGCTGCCTCACCTTCTCAGGCTGGCAAAACGGTGAATTTCAGGTTGGAATAACATACCTGTGGTCATGTTCTGCAGCCTGTTTCAGTTTCAAAAGAGGTGATGGCTGAGGTGTTAACCCATGAGTAAGAAGACACTGGAGAAACTTGATTGACAGCCAAGACTAATGCTATCCTAGCAGACATCAGTGTTTAGTTCTCAGCAGTGAGAAGGTCCCAGAGATAATCAAGTATTAAGTAACCATTAAACAGATATGAGGATTTACCATTACAGGTGGATGTTGAAGAAAGTAATGACAGTGATTAAATACAGCATTGTTTTCCCCCCTTTAAGTGCTGTGTTGATTCCCcccctttgtttttcctctatCAGAGGGTAACAGTGGAGGAAATCTTTATTTGGTGTAACAAAATGGATTTAGAACAATTTATTCTAAAAGACAATTTAAGTGTGTATATTCCAgtatataattttctttgctttaataaacatttcaaataaaactgCTGGATCAGAGCTCATCATTTACTGTTGTTTGTCTTGTTCTCCAATAGATGTTTTCTGCATCATGTATGTACATTGCAAAGTTGCAGACACCTTGtaagtaaaatgttttcatgcaGAGAATAAATTATACTCTGTATTATTAGCCTCTGGGTAGACTGGGAGCTTTGGTTACTGGAATTGATCCTCTGGAGGACAACATTAGAACAGCAGATCAACACAAGTCATTCGATCCTGTCCTGGCCAAGAGAATACACTACAAGTCCAGTTCACTGGAGGAGATTGTGGAAGAGTGTATGGAAACCTTTGATGTAATCGTAGCCTCTGAAGTAGTGGAGCATGTGGCTGACCTTGAAATGTTTATCAAGTGTTGCTCTCAAGTGTTAAAGGTAAGagagtttttgctttcattattggGTATATTTATTctctgttattattattatgtgaAAACACCTACATCTGCATTGATTTCTCCACCTTGAAGTCCGAACCATGCTCCAGAGGTGCCCTCCATTCTCCTCCGTGGTGCAAGTACCTCTTCCCAACTTCAGCAACTAAAGTTAGAGGAGTTTTATTTCCCCAGTGCTGCCTTAGAAAAGCATTAGTGGCATTACCTAGTATTCCAGTGTTGCTTTGCATCAAGACATTAAGAAATGTGGTTGCATTTCTCTCACCTAGGTGAGAGAAAATGTGGCAGTGCTGCTGTTGATGGATGGCTATGGCTCAGACTGCATTGAAACTGACTGTAATGGTGTTTCTGACTCACAAGATTCTATTCCAGCTCTAGCATCACATCAGCTGTGCTCCTGGATTGCTTTTAAAGGGTCATATGTTTTAAAGGGTCATAAATTTATGCTTGGAGATAATCAGGTGTTGTTTTATTCCTCTTgatattatttcatttgtaaagAAGGATGGTAGGCCCAGTACACAAGCAGCAGCTTTCCTTTAATCTTTTGATTTATCTTCCTGGTCATCAGAAGAAATATAGATTATTTGAATGGAACGCTTCACTAATTTTCAGCCTGCTGGAGACACAGAAATTGTCCTTTAATTCTATCAATCAGTCTCTTAAGTACTTAGAATTCATTTCCGACTTTGTTTTTTGACCCTGTAATCATTAAAATAAGCATGACATTCAGCAGTCACAAAAATTAGGCAGTATTGcacattttgctttggttttaattaaaaacaaaaaaaagtgtttctttttacaaCAGGTATTGTATGTACCTGAATACCTTTTATTTATCCATTTCCTGGGCAATGTTATGTTATAAGTGACTTTGTTAGATGTTTTTGGGGCAAGGAAATGGTTATCAGACCATCCAAGACTTTGGCTATGTTTACTGGTTTGATTATGTTATGGTGAGCATGTAGACTTGTAGACAGACAAATTATGTGTTCTAATGCAATtaaatttacaatttttttaaaaaaaactaaatgCTCTTCTAATTGAACATTTTAACCTTTTAGCGTGAAGGTTCTTTATTCATTACTACAATCAATAAAACGCAGTTGTCCTATGTCCTGGGAATTGTagttgcagaaaaaataatgggCATTGTACCGGAAGGAACACATGAGTGGGAGAAGTTTGTTCCCCCTGAAGAGCTGGAGTGCCTCCTGGAATCAAGTAAGTTCCAGGACAGATGATGGAAATGCAGAGAGATACTCAAATGCTCCCTGTTGAAGTGGCAAGGGGGTAAAATAGGTGGGGTACGTGCAGCCCACAATACACAGCCTTTCCTGTGTGAATTAGCAGTCACACATTATGAGAATCATTTCTGGTTTAAAGACACTACTGCTTACTGGATTTTGCATAAAGTAAGTAAACTTTACTAAGAATGCAGAGATTACTCAGACAAAATCACCGTTACAGGTGCCCCACTGATAGCCTAAGCAAAAATGCCAAGGTCTTCCATCCTGTTCTGGTGGCAGAATGTATGTTCTCCAGTGGTTCATATCCTCTACATCAGGTTTGAGAAAATAACTGTATTGGCACTCCAGAGCTGCACTGCTGCCACTGCATTGTTTGTCATCTTCCCCTTGGGAggaggcatttttatttttggttgcTGCTCCATGTTCTTTATTCATGTTATGttactaaaatatttcttcagaagtGTGAAGATGAACCGACCACAAATTCATCAGTCAGTATCATACTGatttgaagaaataattaaattgcCCTGGTTTGATTGCTTTTAACATAGACAAAGTGCTGAGCTGGGGAGCGTTCTGCCCATtgccctccttccctgcagatGTTTTAAAACCCTCACCAAATATTTCACTTTGCTTTAGTTCACTCTAAAGAAGCTGAAGTATGAGTTGAGCTCTTCTCTTGGCAAGGTCTTCTCCTGGCACTTTGCAGTAAGGCACATGACTAGTAAGGGTTCACATGCTGGTGGTTCTTTCCATTCTCCCTTCAAAAGGAGAAGTAAGCGCAGTGGAGTGATTTGTTTTGATagggtgtttgttttctgccttccctCATGTATCCTGCTGGGACACGGCAGAGCCGTGCAGCAAACTGAGAGCTGCTCAGCAGGGAGTGCTAAATCACTCTTCACTTGCACTGAGTCCTTGATGGCattcttctgcctcctccttaTATTTTCCATTCCTAAGGGAATCTGCAGAATCCTTCCAAAGATATGCTTAGATTTTCAGTTTGAAGTGTGTGATGTCAATCTGAAGAATGTCTCCACCTACAGAAAACGTTACCGGTCCCGCAGGTGTGGTGGTGCGAAGTTAGGGTTTCTAGCATACCGCTTCGCAGTGGCTCGCCATATAGCGTGCTAATGGTACGTGGCCTGGcacagagctgttgctgctcccgCCAGGCAGGACCCGCTGTCACCAGCGAGTCCTGTGGCCACTGCTTGTGGTGGTGTCTGACAAAGGCCAGCTTGTGAAGCACTGCTCCTCAGCTCGGAGGAAGAAGCGTGTTTCAGACTTGCTGTTCTAAAGGCTTTGATGTTGCAGTGACTTACGGTATTTAAGAACATCAGTTGCTTTAAtgcctttgttcttttttagaTGGCTTTTCAGTCAAGACCGTGAACGGGATGTTGTATAATCCCCTCTCGGGGTCGTGGAGCTGGATGGAAAGCACGAGCATTAACTATGCAATGCACGCTGTGAAATCTGGGGCTCGGGGGCAGTCGAGCCCAGCAGATGCCCCGTCGGAGACGGAGAGTGAACAGCCCTCAGCCGCAGCTGGCACTGCCGTGTGACTGTCGGAGATGTGTGATGATGGACTGCCACCAGGAACAGAAAAGATGGTTTTAC
This genomic interval from Pelecanus crispus isolate bPelCri1 chromosome 3, bPelCri1.pri, whole genome shotgun sequence contains the following:
- the COQ3 gene encoding LOW QUALITY PROTEIN: ubiquinone biosynthesis O-methyltransferase, mitochondrial (The sequence of the model RefSeq protein was modified relative to this genomic sequence to represent the inferred CDS: deleted 1 base in 1 codon); amino-acid sequence: MVWNQVKNGFHANCFEDEYNKTSVNMYPKRVKLAHHGDLKIPKAAKSKEVGRKSSLSLSALNCQSCSSQRRMDSSPAAEPQLGARGSSAWRGSGEGSLVPPGPQPGLRLQTVAWQQAGLDASQEEAPELPGGATAPRAATQPWDNAGWHRDGQASRARRAPGLLCRQRYDERGLAAKPRTARAGSSRCPGRRWETRPGPAVSAGHRRPARPLAGAAGRAGPSAGRNQPSRRPPRGAAGTVRPPHARRWQQSGAGRARRPGRCGAAAAAGRPVLSPAPSGAGGRRPRCWGLRATGLRGTLQNCNWKIQLKSSSTLPVSLTEIKSGMLTMKRLFSTSHSSVDSKEMKKFQLLAHKWWDEEGEYSALHSMNEIRVPFIRDTLLNMSSNYHMGSPLSGVKILDVGCGGGLLSEPLGRLGALVTGIDPLEDNIRTADQHKSFDPVLAKRIHYKSSSLEEIVEECMETFDVIVASEVVEHVADLEMFIKCCSQVLKREGSLFITTINKTQLSYVLGIVVAEKIMGIVPEGTHEWEKFVPPEELECLLESNGFSVKTVNGMLYNPLSGSWSWMESTSINYAMHAVKSGARGQSSPADAPSETESEQPSAAAGTAV